Within Lolium rigidum isolate FL_2022 chromosome 5, APGP_CSIRO_Lrig_0.1, whole genome shotgun sequence, the genomic segment AAGCAAGGTATACAAGactcccaaccaagtgacgatagcgagtcgggtccggaagaggatcaccatcagtggaacggaggcggacattgagctccataggagtctcgacaatgcgctcatcaccaagagcagcacgagtgagaaggtcctgaatatacttctcctgggagatatagaagccatcggaggtagaggaaacctcaagcccaagaaagtagcggagaggaccaagatcagtcatgagaaactgatcgcgaagacgggccttgaaaaaggcaatgtactcagggtcgtcgcctgtgatgatcatgtcatcaacataaagaagaagcagAGTCCGACCACGAGAGGATGTGTGGACAAAGAGCGCAGGGTCATGAGCGCTAGGGACGAAACCAGCGAGCAGTGACCACAGAGGCAAACCGCtgaaaccaggcgcgaggggcttgcttaaggccatagagagcgccggagacgacggaccatgccatcgggaacgagaatagccgggaggtggctgcatgtatacctcctcggtcaactcaccgttaagaaaagcattcgCACATCAAGGCGACGAGACGGACCCGGTGACGAACGAAGCAACGGCAAGAAGAGTACGAACggtggtcatgtgagccactggagcaaaggtctcgtcatagtcatggccatgctcctgctgaaagccgcgagcgacaagtcgagccttgtagcgctcaagagaaccatcggagcgagtcttgattttgtagacccacttgaaggtgatgggacgaacagaagaaggaggagtgacaatatcccaagtgccagtacgctcaagagcagcaatctcctgagccatcgctagctgccattcgggatgagcaagggcatcccgataagaagtcggctcaagGGCAGCAGAAAgaccgtagtgagtgggagaatagcgatcaggaggaggacgaggacgagcacgaagATGATGAGTCGGCTCGGATGGAGAGGGCATCGCATCAGAGGTAGAGGGCATGTCGGGGAGAAGCGGCATCATCCTCACGGGGACGACgggagtagtgaaaagggtaggGAGGGACGACCGTAGTCGAGGAAGGTGACATGGGAGAGGAAGGTGTGGAGGGTGGGGACggtggtgagggaggagagggaggtacggcgggtggaggaggagaaggtggtgagatACTCGACGGAGCGGGGACCGGGAGGCACGGGAGGAGGTGAGTCAgggaacatgagaaaagagatatcatccaccgagaaggaagaggaggagggacgcgggtagaaaggacgggattcatcaaaagtgacatcccgagatatgcgcatccgacgaccaataggatcccaacacttatatcctttgtgctcagggttgtagccaaggaagacacactcaacagattgagcactcagtttggtgcgttcgcgtggagcaagaagaacatagcacACGCAACCAAAAAGACGAAGGGTCGAGTAATCGGGGAGTGTGACCGGtgagacgctcaagaggaataccacctgcaaggctgtggagggATGAAGGTTGATTagataggtggaaatagacacagcctcagcccaaaagtgaggaggaagagaggcagcaatcatcatcgcacgagccgtctcaagcaggtggcgatgcttgcgctcagccacgccattttgggcatgggcgcCAGGGCAGGAGAATTGGGCaagagtgccctgctcagcaagaaaaccacgcaacaGGTTGGGAGATGTACTCACCAGCGGGAATCAGCCCGAAAGACACGTATAGGCGTGGAAAACTGAGTGtggaccatggcagcaaaacgcttgtatatcgagagaacctcgctgcgagaagtcataaaataaatccaagtgtggcgagagaagtcatcgataaaaagaacatagtagcggtggccccccttggaagaaaaaggagcaggaccccatacatcagaatggaccaaatcaaacggacgctgagatacagacgcactagtaggataaggtaactgattctgtttaccaagcctacaaccctgacaaccctgaagcgagacatctcctgagacaggccccagaagacctcgacgaagtaaagatgataagcgagaaccacaaagatgaccaagacgatggtgccactgctgaaaagaggcggtggtggaagcagcaagcacacATGGAGCGGTCGATGAAGTGGTGGAAGAAGGAATatgaagccagtcaagctcccaaagtccctgggagtcacggcaccgagggccagccccaaccagggcccgagtgtgagtgtcctgaacagaacaagaatcaacatcaagaatgacccgacaaccagaatcagtgagttgagcagcggaaaacaaattcatggtaagacggggaacatgagaaacatcaggaacggaaaaggaggaagtagaaagggtgccaCGACTAGCAACGGGGAGAGAAGTGCCATCGGCGATAAGAACACTAACGAGGAACAGGAAGAGGTCGAAGAGAGGAAAGAGAGGAAGAATTAggagacatgtgaaaagaagctccagaatccagaacccacgaaGATGTACCTGTCGGTGGAGAGGAAACAGCCGCGGAGGCAGTAGTACCCGTCGAAGCAGAgccggaggaggcaaggagacgcTGAAGTCTCACTATATCCTGCTCAGTGAAGCCGGTGGTGACAGGCTCTGAGggtggagcacgaggaggcacaccccGCTGCTACGGTAGCGGTCGGACTCAAGGTGACCGGACCTCCGATAGTGAGTGCGGAGACCGAGGAGGGCGAGAGCGACCCCCTCCGCGAGAAGAACGGGCTCCTCCGAAGCGGCGAGGCACgcggtgtaggaagaagtggcgGTGCGGGAGCGGTGGGAactcgagcagcaagaacagagggtgTCCCAAGCAGGCCAGCACCacgcagacgagtctcctcagcacgaagctcagtcagCACCTCTGAGATAGGAACACGGCCTCGAGCAAACAACTGAGCGCGACGAGGCTCAAACTCAGGGCGAAGACGAGATAGGAACTCATGGATCCTCCGAAAGTCCATATCGGAACGTGTCGTCCGGCAACAGCGGCAAGTACCACAGACAGCACTGCGAAGGGAGTCAAGCTGGCGCCAGATCGCCGCACTctgggtgtagaactcatcaacagtAGAGTCACCCTGGCTGAAGGTCATGCTCCTGACGCAAAACAGACAAGTACGAGAGAATCACCagaaggctgatagcgctgacgaaggtgagaccacatctcgGCAACATTGGCgagacccataaactcagaagcaaactgtGGCTGAACACTGCGAGAAAGAACGGCGGCAGCCACGGCATCCTCATCGCACCCCGAGTAAAGGTAGCCAAGGCTGTCACGATAAGAGCTAAGAGCCTCCGAATAAGCAAGTACCTGCTCCtcatatgcctcatcagcagcagcctCAGCAGACTTGGCTGCATCCCGATCATCCTGAGTAGCATCCTCAGCCAGGGCCGGTGGCACGGACGGTGGAGTAGGAGGCACAGGAGCAGTGGGGCgtggcggacaggagacctcgccggtAAGGACACGTACCCCACAGTCGAAGACCCCGCATATGGATACGCATAAAGGCAGCAAACTCCCCATAGTTGATGCCATCAAAAATCAACGGGCACCGAGGAATGCTAACATAACCCGCAGAAGAGGATGCCATAATGATACttcgcagtttttttttttttttggtcaaCCCAGATCTGAATCTGGGGAACAACTCACGGCAGCACACAGCAGCCTCGCGTACGGAACAAGGATGTTCACGTACGAGCTCCAAAGCAGCACGCAGGAGACAGCATCGGGACGGACCTTGTGCAGGACTGCCGGAGAAGGCCGGACCAGGCCGGGGCGGGCCGGATTGGGGGCGGGATCGGGCCGGACGCGGCCGGGACGAGACAGCCGGCCGACCAGAggcagccggggaggagtctgacCAGCAGATCCGGCCACAGACGAGGAGATCCGGCCAAGAACGGCCTTAGCCGAGACGAAGGCTGGCCGGCGGCGACCAGGACGGAGAGCCCGACGGAGCCGACGGGAGAGCTCGATTTGGAGCTCTAGAACGGCCGAAAAAGGACTAAATTTTGTGGAATAAAGGAGGAAGAAAAGAGTGGAGCAGCGTCGGCCGGAaagatcatcggcggcggcgcggatcgagcacggagttgcaGCGTGCAAGGAGCTAAAccatgagctctgataccatgttgagaatgagcaactagtattcacagagggccataggccagtacatgtacatgtgtgacaatgtgcaggtaagcccctcatacactggggaataacggaaaagggactatacaactctaacagaAGTAAGTCTGAACACTCATGTAGCTAATCTTTTCTAAGTTCTCAATAGCTCCAACAAATGAGTAATTTAACGCACAATCAGTAAACAAGTCACCACTCGAACAAATAGTTTTAAACTAAGTCTGCACATCTTCTAGCAAGAACTACGGAGTACATCATTTTATCCTGTAGGTCTTGGAGTGTGAATGATATTCAGGGAGGTTGTTCCAGTAATTTTTGCTTAGCTTTAGGCCTCTACAATCACTCTATCTAGTTCACACTATTTTCAGCATAACATGACCAAAACACATCATGTTCCCAGAAGTCCACATAATTCCTCATAGCTATTCTGATTTCTGACAAAGTGTGCGATATAAGAAAGCAATTATGCATGTCACACTTCAGGAATGAGCTTCTTTAACTTCGACATTTTCGGTAGTACTCAAATCGTTAGGCATTTTCCTGTGTGGGCTATTTGAATTGCAGGACGGAATCTTATACATACTTTTTCTAAGCATTCCTTCATACTGTATTTTATAGGAAATTTTCCATCAACCCCAACCTCTTGGAGGGAATCCTGATTTTTCTGGTTGTGCAATCGAAAAAACTTTGGTGCAAGCACGATCAGGTAAGATTCCAGTTAGCATGCCATTACAATTCTGCATATTTTATTACTGAATTATCAGGATCCACAAATTACTCCATAGAGGTTAAGAGTACTTATGATTCGACACAAATACTTATCCATCACAGATATCAGACTAGCCAATTTGAAGACAGAATTAGGGAACCACATACTATTAGTAGCACAAGGTCAACTGATTTTATTTAAATTGTAAAAAACTGAATTCTAGTTTATTTGTTGTCATTCCAGTTGTAGCTTTGGTGTGCAACTGACTGCAGAAGTGCAGGGGTAAGCTCACTTTTGTTTTCTTGGTCTTACACTCATCTACTTTACCTGATTGCAAATTACAGAAAGTTGATGTGTTCAAATAGCTTAACATTTGCCATTCTATTCAAGAAATTATCTGCCTCAGGTACTGTTTTGTAGGGAGTAGCTAGAAAACCTGAAAGATAGTCCATCTAGTTCTGTGATTGTTGAAGTCTGAAAgtgaaaattataccactttgaaATGAGCATTTTGTCATTCGTTGTTTATATGATAATATTTATTTTTGTTGTACTGTTAATTACATTAGTTAGAACCTGTTGACAACCTTTGGACTCTGCAGATAAAAGATAGTCCAAGTGTAACCGCTGGACTTTGTGACAACTTCAACCCCATTTATTTTTCGCACTTTAGCCTTTAGTTATGAAATTGTGATAGTTTTACCATATTCCATTGATTTCTCCAAAATGAAAAGTTAGATCCACTTTCTATCATGACACGTAAAATTCCATCAAATATCATCAAATTCTATAAGTTTGTATTCTTTCGAACATGTGTGTCTAGTTGCACCACATTGCTCCTATGTCATATCTGATACGCCGGTAACAAAtaggtgggtgggtggggggtgggggtggggtgaGTTACCCATCTATGTGTACTCCTTGTCTAttttaggaaaaataataaaataactTAAAAGGCGTCACAAGGTTAACTAATGTGTAATATGGCAAAAACAATTTGCATGCAAACGTTGGCACAAGATCACTGCTAGATAGTAAATGCTATAAAATTAAACTTAGTTCTACAATAGTGAGTGCTTCGGCTGGCTTCCATCTCAGCAACATTCTTATGTTAATTTTTTTTGTCTTCAAACAGTAGAAGAGTCTCCTACCGCGTTTAAACTAATATTCCTTTCATACTTGGTACATGATGTTCTCATTTTTTCGTGATCTAATTTTGACCATCACTTTAATCAATAATATGTAAAAAAGCGTGGTAAAAGCTATGTAGTGTGGGAACTTGTTACGAATATAAATATAATGGTTTAATTTTTGTAGCACGTAGCCCTGTTTTGTTTGTCAAATTGGTGTTTTGAGTTAAATCGTGAAACATGTATGGCCTACTCCTTTGTGTACGTTTAGCTTTTATCCCGAGTCAAACAGTTTCTAAGTTCGACTAACTTCATAAGAAAAGTAGCAATATTTATAACACATAATTACTATCAATAGTTTATTCTGAAATGTAGTTTCATACTAATATACTAACTTCATGTCATAAATATTGTTATATTTTCTTATAATGTTGGTCAAACATGGCATagtttgacttaggtcaaaatTTAAACGTTCACTTATTTCTGGCCCAAAGGAGTACGTAGAAAAGGAAGGATGTTTTTTTTGATAAAGACGAAAGATTAAATATAATGTTGTTAATTACTCCATCCATATGAGTTGATTAGCGTGATACGCTCTTCGATAAAAGTTTGACCATTAACTTGGTTAATAAAATACTAGATATGTGTCATAAAAATTACACTATTTAATTCATATTTAAAAATATGTATTGGTATACTTTTTTATGACATATATCTCATGCTTTGTTAACCAAACTAATGGTCAAAACTTTTCTCGAAGTACGTATAATCCTAATAAGTAATAACCGATATAGAGGAAGTACATCAATGGCTAATTAGTGTACTTGGCCAAAGGATAGAAAGTATCATGTCCGGTTTATGATTTAGCTCGCCTAAATCACCACATGGCAGCCAAACCTTTAACCCCATATATACTTACACGCAACTCTTGTTATGAACGAAAATTTACAGGATGAAGATTTACATTACcaaaattcaattcaaaattcgggttcatatgctccctccaccctaaaaaatatatttttaattgTTAAATTTTTTGAACAAAACATTCGCATGTACATCTTGATAATATATGTGCGTTTGTATAGTTTCATGAAAATACAATATTTTTTATGGTAAAAAAACCTTATTTTTAGCATCAAATTTACCTTTTTTACATAGATCAAAGGACAAGTTAATTTTTCATGAAAAGATTGTGTGCGTACGCAGCATGTGAAGATGTAGACGTGAAATTTtcatttaaatttttttaacatttaaaaatatatcaaaggtgcatttcaaaataaaaaaatatacacCCAAAGACAAAACATCACTCCCTCCAGTTCTAGCCTATTAAGTAGGCATGCAGGTCATTAATAAGTATAGACATCAAAGTCAAAGAAAAGTACATCAATGCTGTGAGGCAAGATGGCTATAATATCTTTGCTGTAACTCTTGGATGGTATAAAAATATATAAATGACTATCCACCCACCTGGTGTAAATGCCTTAGGAGTGGACAAGGCTGTATGTGGAAATGACTATATATCATCTCTTTCTTGGGAGTGAACAAAGGTTGTATGTGACTGTAATGTCCTCAGTGTCTAGAAGTTTAGAAAGAAGTGGACGTGATTGTGCTTCTTATCATTGCTGGAGTTTAAGATTTTTGAAAAATCTTATTGAAGAGTTTGCCTTGTTATATGTCACAAGTAAAAAAACCACATAAATGTTTAAAGTTGTAGTGTATAAACTACAATATTAAGGGTAATAAGCAAGCATCACATGCTTCATCATAAATTTGCATGCACGCATACATGGCATACGATTATGTATAACACAAGATTTGCACCAAAAAAGATCAACTTCGCGGTTCGCACAGATGAGAATGAAATGGCATTCGAGCGTGTGCATGAAGTAATACGTGGCAGAGAGAGTCGGGGGTAGAAACGTCCATCGACGTGGTAGTCGTTCTCTGCAGAAGCAAATGCCCTCCCAATacatctctcccctctctctctctctctctctctctctctctcttgtttctTCTCCTGTACGCCTTGTTCCTGTTGCTGCTCCCTTCCTCCATGaaaatcacagcctcctactcccTGACCGGTTTCGCACAACGATCAGCTCGTCGAAGCTTCGTGAGATCACAGGGCCGCGTTCTAATGCAGGTGCTCCCCTGATTTTTGTCGGGTAATCTTATGTCCACATCCTCTTGGTCTTGGGTGGTTCTTGTATGGGTCGATCGGGTGCCGAGGTTTCTTGGCATCGGTCTGTTCATCCTGTTCTTCCTAAGATTGGAGGCTTGGAGCTGTGGCGGCGGGTTACTTTGCTCGCTGTGTTTAAGCTGCTCATTATTgggggtttcttattgagggtttTTTATTGGGGTTTCTGTGGTGACCTATTTCCCTGCATTTTAGattagatttttttttcgaaatggaaccGTGGATTAGATGGCGAACCCATGGGTTCCTTATTGATTTCCATCTCAACTGTGGCAATTATTTTTGTATGTACGGGTCGTTCTTTGCGTAGAGTTTTTCCTTTATGGGACCAAAGCCTTGTAGGAGTACTTTCTAACTTAAAACAAAAATCTAATGTGCTTGCTGGAGTTCTTTTGCCATGTAGTGGACTCCCATATTGAAACCGGACCACTGTTGTTTTCCTGTGCTTCTTGTCTCTTGCTAAATTGTTCCTACTAATTCTTGCCTTCATTTCGGAAAGATTGTATCCTTTGTGCTCTGATCATGTTGGAAATTCCTTGTATTAAAATCCATTGTTCGGTGCTACAGGTTTGTTGATTCTAGCTGAATAATCTGCTCGATCCGGCAGTAGCTTGTCCTGCCTGCAGGTTCTGTAACTGCTATGGAAGAAATGCAGAGTAGCCAGAACAATGTCACACTTGGAGGCTTTACTGACCGGGTCACTGATGCCATGTTTCCAAACCATGGCGAAATGGAGCTTCCCGGTGCAGGTGGTTCTTCTCCCTGGGCTGGGCAGGTTCCAATGATCGCGAGAAGGCCATCACAtatgcggcctcctctgtatgtcACCACAATGATGGGGAGTAACCAGCTTGGTGCGGGCATCCACCGCAATGGCATGTTTAATGATGACCAGTTACTGTCGTCGGCATTCAGAAGCATGAGCTTGAGCTTcagagatgatggtggtggtgaagCCCTTGCTAATCCTGGAAGTGTTGCATCCAGAAATGGATACTGTCCTACAGATGTTGTGGTTCCATCTGCCAGCAGCATGGTGAATACATTTCACCAATTGACACCTGCTGAACACTTGAAGCCAAACTCGGGTGTATGGAACTTCCCAATGTACACTGGGATGCATGGTTCGGATGATGGATCCGGGACTCTTGGAAATCTACCATCTTCACCTCTCCAGCAACGGCTCTTCGTCGATGGGCAGTCACTAGCTTATCCACCTAATGGCTTGAATTGCAGGTGCCAAGATACAGATGCAGAGGGGTACCCTCCTGTGCACTCACAGTATACATATCCGCAAATGCCGCAGGTTGGTACCCCTGGTGTTCTCTGGAGTAGGAGTAATTACTCTACCATGGCATCAGCTTCATCTTCTCTTCGGGCACCCAGTGTTGATCAGCTCAGGCATCACAGTGATGATACTTACTGGACTGTCACTGCTAATCCGAATGGAAATAGCAACAGGACTTCTGAACTTCTGAACAACTGCTCTGATTGCTCATGTGGAAACTGTGAATATTGCCATATTAAGCAAGCTGAAAATTTAGATCACTATGGGATCAGGTGGTCACTTGATGGAGTTGGAGAAAGTATCTTCCTCTTGGCTAAAGATCATAAAGGCTCCTGCTTTCTACAAAGGATATTTGACATTGGTGCTCCTGAGTATGTTATGAAGGTATTCTCTGAAATAATCATACACATCGGTGAGCTTATCGTCGATCCATTTGGAAACCGCGTGGTACAAAAGCTACTTGAAGTGTGCACTAATCACCAAAAGATGGACATAATTGATGAAATTACCAAAATACCGGGGCAACTAATTGAAGTTGCATGCAACAACCATGGGTATGTTTTTCATGCTCTCATCTTCATTGTTTCATTATTtttattcaaaattttaaattatttacTGAAGTTATAATCCAGGACATGTGTGGTGCAAAAGTTGATAGAAACTATAAATTCCCAAGAAGCAGCTTCCATGATTGTATCTGCTCTCAGCCCCGGTGCTGTCACTTTGATGATGGATGTAAATGGTTATCATGTCGCCCACCATTGCTTGAAGAACCTTTCACCTGAGCACAAACAAGTGAGAATTATTTGCTTTAATTCAGACATAGTTTGGTTTTTGTATTGTTCGTAACGCAGTTAACTGTTGTAATCTAGCTGCGGTATATTCTATGGACCTATAAATATCCCAATTATTGTTATGATCGCATTAGACTTCTTTTTCATCTTGAAATGATCAAGTTTGGATTAGATTACATGTGAAATGTAAGTCCATAGTTCATACAAAAGAATATGAATTTAATGCAAGCCACAATTGGGATTGCACTGGATATGATCTTCATAAGTAATTGGTATTACTGGTACTGTTGTGTTTGACAATTATAACAGTTTTAATTAACGTGCTACTTTTTTGTGATGAATTTGATTTAACCtagtaaatgaagaaagagaactCTACCCGTCATTCCATGCTTTATAGATTCGGTTTTAATAATCTAAAAGAAACATCAACTGCCTATCTGCTACATTTAAATTTAAAACGTTGACCAATGGGGGGAGATTCCGTCCCTTGACTATACATTGTTAGTGTAATCTTAAAATTAAGTGGAGATTTCAACTAAGAAGGCATGGCAACCCTATGAAAGAAATCTATAAACATATTATCATGCTTGTGGTATTAAGGAATGAGAAACAATATATCTAAGATAACCTTTAATTTTTATTCGTTATTATATTTATCAATCGGCTATTAAGCAAAGGCCAACAACAGTCTTTGCGTACTATGGGTGTCCTGTGTGCAAGCTGTAACTATTGCTGCAGAGAAATTCAAAATATTCTTATTGTAGGTCTTGTAGTTTCAACGCACTTGTTCTGTTTGGTTATATTCATTACCACGAGTGCCATTCCTGGAATTCAACCTTAGTCCCTGTGACGATTTTTGTCATTGGTCTCCATGCTTTATAGATTCGGTTTTAATAATCTAAAAGAAACATCAACTGCCTATCTGCTACATTTAAAAGTTAAAACGTTGACCAATGGGGGAGATTCCCTTCCTTGGCTATACATTGTTAGTGTAATCTTAAAATTAAGTGGAGATTTCAACTAAGAAGGCATGGCAACCCTATGAAAGAAATCTATAAACATATTATCATGCTTGTGGTATTAAGGAATGAGAAACAATATATCTAAGATAACCTTTAATTTTTATTCGTTATTATATTTATCAATTTTTAACCATAATTTTGATTACTACTACCACTGTAGTTCCTTCTCAATGCAGCTATAGAAAATTATTTTGAGCTCGCCAAAGATTGTTATGGCTGCTGCATGATCAAAAAGTGTATTGCACACGCGAACAAGCACCAGAAGGAAAATTTGTTGTACAATATCACATCTAGGGCGCTTGACCTCTCACAACATCAGTATGGGTATGAACTTTGAACATTCTCTTTTGCTTTTCGAAGTTCAATACAGATTTTAATCTAGTGATCAAGATCCTTCTGCAGTTTTTCATTTGGATGCTAAGCATATAACTTCACTCTTTGCAGGAACTATGTAATTCACTATATAGTTTGTCTCAAGGTTATGTGGGCAACTGATATAGTACTTGACAAACTGGAGGGTTACTACGGATATCtgtccactacaggaatggccggctatgccgacggccagcacatacgccgagggctttttatcggggccgtcggcgtatgacccggcacggccagccagcCCGCCAGACCCTCGGCGTAttgttgccgtcggcgtagcgaagtctacgccgagggcagccctcggcatatatttggccctaggcgtagacagggctacgccgacggccaccctcggcatagacatttttaaaatttgtctaattttgtaaaaatcataactaattcatacaatgtcgaaaaatgcgtatgaggtatcaaaatgttcagaaaaacattctctatccgtttatgtcaaaatcatacatatttgaatcatgtacagtaccatgttaacatagtaacaattcaaacactttcttatatgtcctcgggttcccgttttgggcagatggcaatttaaacgaagtcagaaaatcccgcggagccgcatggcgtcattttatgtgtcctagtaaccactccaaaagacggaattgggatacggcagttattttggaatacccttcacgaacagggctatcaagtccggagttctatggcttttaggaaaaatgagtaggaaacagcccgtgacaccgcatagtttgtcggaacgagaccatatttggcacgtgcgtggtccctgagatgggaagcaaggccccggaagcagatttccaatccgacccatgggcgatggttttttcattttaggggtgccaaaacgggttttttttgtgaagcagctacatgaggcgtatttttgtattgcgcgagacctccgcgtagtagtaggacaccacctccgcaccatatatcatatgccatatgtgcgtgctagctatctgggaatccctgcggcttcctgctgtgtcccgccgaatccgccggaaagtgaccggatttgaactaggggtacactttccgtcactcaataaattccgggaaaaatgtttttagatctacaacacatcactttatgtgctaaattttttccgtttagcgcgatggtgaacgggtgcaccgaGCGCGCCCGGCAtgaccataccgcatctccgtgggcgcccgttttggccagatggcaatttaaactaagttagaaaatccaTTGGAGCCGCATGGAGtcatttatgtgtcctagtaaccactccaaaa encodes:
- the LOC124656158 gene encoding putative pumilio homolog 7, chloroplastic codes for the protein MEEMQSSQNNVTLGGFTDRVTDAMFPNHGEMELPGAGGSSPWAGQVPMIARRPSHMRPPLYVTTMMGSNQLGAGIHRNGMFNDDQLLSSAFRSMSLSFRDDGGGEALANPGSVASRNGYCPTDVVVPSASSMVNTFHQLTPAEHLKPNSGVWNFPMYTGMHGSDDGSGTLGNLPSSPLQQRLFVDGQSLAYPPNGLNCRCQDTDAEGYPPVHSQYTYPQMPQVGTPGVLWSRSNYSTMASASSSLRAPSVDQLRHHSDDTYWTVTANPNGNSNRTSELLNNCSDCSCGNCEYCHIKQAENLDHYGIRWSLDGVGESIFLLAKDHKGSCFLQRIFDIGAPEYVMKVFSEIIIHIGELIVDPFGNRVVQKLLEVCTNHQKMDIIDEITKIPGQLIEVACNNHGTCVVQKLIETINSQEAASMIVSALSPGAVTLMMDVNGYHVAHHCLKNLSPEHKQFLLNAAIENYFELAKDCYGCCMIKKCIAHANKHQKENLLYNITSRALDLSQHQYGNYVIHYIVCLKVMWATDIVLDKLEGYYGYLSMQKYSSHVVETCLKEAHEPKRLEIIHELINDPGLINILLHKYGNYVIQTALKECENAPARAALVRAIRTHVAALRKNKYGKRILSKIHQTNTEY